The Nomia melanderi isolate GNS246 chromosome 3, iyNomMela1, whole genome shotgun sequence genomic interval GATGGGACAAATCAAGAACGCAAAGATTACACAGGACCGAACAATGAATCGGAATCCATAAATATCACCAGAACATTCAGACATGTAGGATTGGCAGGTTTTTGGAGGGAACAAGTACAGgtgtacttatttttatttaaatggactATAACTGactagaattaaattaaattatgtatcttaatctattctacgcaataCTACCCTGTTCCACGCTGGTCTATTTTGATCCACTGCTCTAGACTCTCAAACTACACTGTTCCACGCTAGTCCACTCTGTCCCGCTCCTCTCTAGTCACGAAACTGCACTCTTCTAACCAGGCCTTAGAATCATCTTAAATACTAATCGCATCAACATTGGACATGATTCTGCAGGCCATTATCGGCCTCCTGCCATCCATCTGAGTTCACGTGACCTGGTCATAACGGTTCGAGTATACCTGCCGTGTATAAAaacttctttaaaaataaaaaaagtttctGTGTCACAAACATTgcgaaatagaattttgtaCGAAAGTCCTCAGAATCTGTCTAGTTATAATAAAGTGTTTCTTTTACTGTTCCGTCCGATGCGaaacaaaacggcgaaaatctTCCAAAGTTCGTTTACGACATGGATGtgccaacaaaattattttcggtattaacttttttcaaattcagtttatttttctgttacaagtggcaatttcaccctaaatcATGGTAAAATCATTTAGTCACTCCGCGcgtgtccagacaatagttttggaatttttacttcgttggtacagacaaccgaccatatcgtaAACCGGGAATTTTCTAAGGGTCAACTCGAATCTCGTTCTTAACGGTTCTGCCAGACAAGAGTCAGCCTGGAAAAAATTTTCAAGGCATCAgtaaatcttcgaggatcccccGCACGTGGTCATTGacgcgtcgtccaagacgccacCAATTTCTTGAGTTATGCGCTGGttgggtattttcgactttccaatcagcgcactcgatgcGACCTGagggtgttgtataaaaacacctacgaGGTTCAATCGAGTCACTCATACGAGACTCATATTCATACGCTCCTAATAATCAcgagtccatcgttcgggacaacgtGAATTTAAATTTCGGGAACTACAGTCCATCAGTCGGGATTTAACGCAATCGATCTAATTGTCTAATATTAATTTGGCGGATAAGTATCTAGAAGAGTCGCGTACCGAAAGGTTACTTCGGGATTTACGACCCCGAACAGAATTAAAATTCACGCGATAAATCGTGACACAACGAATACACAATTCGTTTCATTTACACTAATAACTCGCCATGTGTCATTCTCCGATAGAGACAAGAACCCAATCATTTACACGGGAACCCTTCCGTGTGTTACGACAGCGTAACAttcagaaataaagaattttaaaacacAAAACAAAGCGTTTCAATGGTGAAAcgcttttttataaaattctatgtttTAACTCTAGAATTACCAAGAATCCCTCTCGTAAACATTTGTTCTGTCCAAGATAAATCCATCAGAATAATATTAGACCAATCTGGACATAAAAGCTTTAAAACTTACAGTAAGTGACACAAAAATGGTAAAACACTTTCttgcaatattttttatctcAACCTTTGCATCATCAAACATCCCTCTTGCAAACATTGTTTCTATCTAAAAGGGACCcgtatacaaaatttcaatacaaTTAGATTTGTCAGGTTTTAGGAAGTACAGTGCTGACAAGATTCCAGCCGGTAAGTTTCGTCACTACTTTGTTACTGCCGATCCACGAATTGACGTCGACCAAGCGATTGAAACCTCTTGCCACTTTTCTTTTTTGAACCATCGGCCGGCTGTGTTAATGTCAGTAACGTACGTATTTTTGACTTAGGATACCTATAATCAGTAACGTAGTTTGTTTCTATATCAACTTCAAGAAAGTTCATAAATATTCCGCGACCATTCACTGGCGCCATTTTGCTTTAGTGCAGCCATCTAGTGCATTATTTCCCTAAGCTTGGTGAACAACTGCTTTTAGTCTAGTATCAAACATTAACAGTGACAGGACGTATATACAGTGAAAAATACAGTGTAAAATTTTCTCGTTCAATTCGTTTCACAGtttttaaagttacaaaatacaagCAGTGATCgtatgatattatataaaagtgtgtaGTTAGATAgtcaaaatttttctattaaaaaatgtccGACTACTTCGATGAAATGGGTTGGACACCGTTAGAAGATGGTGAGGCTCCAAATCATTTAATACACATGGCAAGGCTTCTACGAGATTTCGGTATGTGGGATTTGTTGGGTCAAACTACGAGGCTACCACCACCAGCTTCAAAATCTGCAATAGAAAACTTGAAAGAGATTGAAATAAGTTCTGCCGATTCAAAACAGTGTCCTGTATGTTTAAAAGAGTTCGAAGACGGTATATCTGCAAAGTGCATGCCCTGTAAACATGTTTTTCATAAGGAGTGTATAATACCATGGTTAGAAAAGGTATCAATTTTTGCTAGTCATCGTTACcgattttataaacaaattgtaCATCTGATCGATAAAGGAGATTTCACACTTACTTTCAGACGAACTCGTGTCCACTCTGCCGGCATCAGTTACCTACAGACGATGAAGATTACGAATtgtacagaaaagaaaagaaacgcgaGGTAGAAAGGGAAAAGGATTTAGAAACTTTGCATAATTCAATGTTCATgtagaaaaatacatatttatatgtcaaaaagaagtgttttatttctctatatgaatattttcacgACATCACATTATGAATGTTTcagaatgttttaaaatatacgGAAATGAATTAATGTACACTTGATTATCACTTtgctatattatttcatatgttTGTATCGCATAAAGTATGTATCTATCTAACACAATTGTATTCATTgcttttttgtaataatatgcACAGACGAATACATTTATGGACAAACAGTTAAAATATACTtgatatataaattttgaaacattgcttaattgtttaaaatgtgATAAGACAAACAAATATCATGTCACTTGCGTGATGCACTTTCATCTGTATCTTTTGTTTATAATAGCATGAAATAACATCTAAAATTCCAGAACACTGTGAATGCGTGTCGCAGACGTTCAGAGTAATAACTTATCGTATAAATTCAACTACTACATATGTATTTGTGAAGGATAAATGAGAAGACttagatttattaataggaaataatgtttattatacagtgtacatatttattaacttcatttattttatttctgttataaattttatattaataatattattatgcttTGCCGAGCGACGAATGCCTTGATCAGTGTGCGCTTAATCTATAACAATCTCCGTAAAAAGTATAGAAACTTCTGctttttattttgttcgtttgtttgttttcCTTTCATCATTCTCTCCCATCCCCATCCTTTTTCGGTTGATCATTTATCAATCCCCCCATTCCCCCTTACATTGATCACCATTAATTATACCACCAAAGAGTATCGCCAAAATATGTTGCGCTGAAAACGGCATAATCGTTCGGCATATACAAATAATAGTACTGTCGAAGTTAAAGTAATTGGCGGTTCATTCATTTCCTTTGtttgttcatattttttttgCCGGTGACGCCATTTCGCACGAAATGGCGCGCCGCCGCCTTCGCGCCGTTCTGGTCGCGACATTCTCGaacgtttttcttttcctcgaaaTACTTCACCCTAGGATTAGTAtttgttatgaa includes:
- the LOC116429421 gene encoding E3 ubiquitin-protein ligase RNF181-like; this translates as MSDYFDEMGWTPLEDGEAPNHLIHMARLLRDFGMWDLLGQTTRLPPPASKSAIENLKEIEISSADSKQCPVCLKEFEDGISAKCMPCKHVFHKECIIPWLEKTNSCPLCRHQLPTDDEDYELYRKEKKREVEREKDLETLHNSMFM